Part of the Paenibacillus aurantius genome, TTTGCCGAGAAGCTGGACAAGACCGCCATCAACCAGGTAGTCGACTATGCCGAAGCTATGAAGAAGGAGCTCTCCCAGTCCGCAATTTCCCTCGAAGTGGACGGCCGGATGTATTTCATCGAATAGCTCTGCACACCCAAAAAGGGAGAGGCTTAAACCTCTCCCCAATAAATTTCCGTCTCGTAGTCGAACGAAACGGTGCCATCCTGCTGCGTCCGGTTGAACAGGTCATCGAGGGCCATCATCATCGGCTCATGATTCGGCTGCCCCGGCGCGGGGGTGTAGGAGGAGGACGCCAGCCGTCCCCTAAGCCCTTCCAGGTCAAAGAGCTGGCGGTAAGGAAAAACCACCCTCTGCATGGAATGTTCCTTGAAGAAGGAAGCGAGCGTGGCTTCGGAAAGGTTTTTGTGCCCGACCTTCTCATAGTCCGTTCCGTACCGGTGAAGCAGCGACTCATAGCCCTCCAGAAAAGGCGTCCCGCCCGTCAGCCGGGAATTCCAGATAAGGGCGACCTTGCCGCCCGGTTTCAAGATGCGGTGAAATTCCTTCCGCGCCGCGGTCCGGTCAAACCAGTGAAACGATTGAGCGCATGTGATATGATCGACAGCCCCGTCGGGAAGTCCCGTCTCTTCCGCCGTCGCTGCCACCGATTGGTAACGCGGCTCGTCCCCAAGCGTTTTCTCCGCCGCTTCCCTCATGGCCCCGTTCGGCTCCACCGCGAGCACGCGGCTTCCCCGCTCCAGCAGCAGACGCGAGAAAATCCCCGTTCCCGCCCCAATGTCCGCGATCTCTGACTCCGGCGTAAACCCGACCGGCCCATATAGGTAATCCAGCGCTTCCTTCGGATAGCTCGGGCGGTACAACACGTAAGTATCCACCCGGTTCGAGAACCTTTCCTTGCTGTCCATGTGATCCTCTCCTTTTGGTTCGGGATGTAAAACTTTCGTCGTGTTAAGTTTCGCTAGGTGAAATCTAGTTTCGTTAAGTGTAATACCATCTTACGGCAAAAAGCCCTTCCTCGCCACTGTTTTTCGCGGGGTGTACCTCTCTTTTTTGATGATCCAAATAGGGATACACCGACCTTCCGTGTGAAGTCGGTTAATGTAATCGGTCTTGAAGTACTATCTGTAGAACCACCGCATATAATTCGAAAGTTCAATCTCTATAAAAATAAGAAAATACAATAATGCCACTTGGCATTCTTAATATTGCTTTTAATAATGGTAAAATCAATTTTTTATAAAAGTGCAACAAATCCTTGATTATTAAACGTCTAATTATCAAGCAGACGAAAACGTAAAATATAGGAGGATTTAGATGAGAAGTCTAATATGGTCATTAAGTGTTCTTATTATTATTTCACTTTTAGGTTGTTCAAATTCTAAAGTAAATACTACAGAGTTAAACGAAGTTAAAGAGGATATAACGAGTCGAATAACCGATTTTAAAAAAGAAGGATTAGTTGTATATTCCGTTTATGTAGATCAAGAAAAGAACAAAGTTATTGTAGAGGTAAAAGAAATAACAGAAGAAAGAAGACAAAACCTGATTAAAGAATATGGCCCCAATAAGGTTGACTTTGTTAAGGGAGAAAAAATAAATCCGAGTTAGTTAAAAAAATGCTGCTTGGCAAATATGTCAAGCAGCATTTTTTATTTGTTGTTATTGCTTCGCGAAAAAATATGTAATATATTGTAATGGTAAAATAAGTATATTTTATGTGAAAAAAATAATTAGGGGAAGAGGGGAATTAATTTTTGAAGAAGAAAATGGCTATATCTATAGTAATGGCGAGTTTACTTTTAAGCGGAGTTGTAGCAGCTTATGCTTCGGAAAATTTTGTTGCAACAACACCACAACAAGTTGAATTAAAATCAGAAGATCTGCCACTTGATTCAAAGCAGAAACTTCAACTCCAGTACCAGGCTCAATATTTAGATAAAATCAAAGACGAAGTTGGATTTACGTTCGGCAATTTCTCAGCATTTGAAGAATATGGTGAGATTTACATCGATAATACTGATCAAATAAAGTTTGTAGTTCTTTTAGCTAAAGAAGATTTAAAGACCAATAGTTTAGCACAAAATCTAAAAAAGTTTATACCGGCTGACTTATTAGAATTTAAGAAGACCAATATGTCTTTGAATGATCTGAAGAACATTCAAAGAAATATAGAGTCTATTAGAGAAGAGTTGAAAAAAGACGATACTTTGATTTACTCCAGTTATCCTGACATTCAAAAGCAAAAGGTTGTATTGGAAGTAAACGGTATTACTGCTGAAACAAAAAATAAAATATTAAATAGATTTGGATCAGATAACGTAAATATAGGACAAGAAATTCATCCTAGCATTCAAAGAACCGATAATTATGGGACACTTGGTGGTGGGATAGCCCTTAATTCTAGTTCATGTTCTACTGGGGCAATCGGAATTAAGGACACTAGGGAGTTTATTATTACAGCTGGTCATTGCGTAAATGGTGATGGTGGGACGGAGTATCAGAATACATCTGTTGTGGGAACTGACCATCACTCGGCATTGAACTCAGGAACGGACGTTGGATTAATTAATATTACAACTTCACGTTATGTTAGCAATGCTTATTTTTATGGTGCTGAAGCAAAGAGTAATTACGATAAGAAAATAACTAGTACAAGTGTTGGGTTACTTAATGAATTAGTTTGTAAGTCAGGAGTGAAAACTGGTACAACTTGTGGAGTAATTAAAAATACTAGCCAGAATATAACTTATGCATCACCGTATAATGTTACTGTTTATGATACCGTTAGAATCGAAAAAGCATCAGGTGAAATATATGAAAATGGCGGAGACAGCGGTGGAATTGTGTTTGGAGGATACTACAACGACAAGTTATATGGGATTCATATAGCTGGAAATCACAACCCAGAAACTGGAGCACCGGGGAATGTTGGTTATTATCAAAAAATTCAAACAATTATTAATACCTATAATGAAGCTACAAGTCCATTCAGCATTTATTTATCAGATACAGCCAGACTTGCTAATTGATTATAATCAATTGAAAGATCCAATAACCAATTTAAAATATAATGTGCGGAAGTACCGCAGAGGTGTTCTCGTTTTGTGGAACTCTGCGGTTTTTTCGTTTCAATGCGGGAGGAATTCATGTAAGTCTACTTAAGTAAGATAAACCATAACAGAATCATCTATAAAGTACGCTTGCTGAAAGGTTCGCAATCTTAAAGCCGATATTTCAGAAAGGGACTCCAAAATCAAGAATGACAGCAGCCTTGCCATCACAAGTAAACATTACTTAAAGGAGAGCACAACCCACATGACAAACGATACCGTCTATACCATTACCCAGGACCACCAGGAATCCGATGCCAAGTTCATCAGCAGCCAGATCGATCAATTCAATCTGGTCAAGGCACCGTCCGCGCAGGTTCCGTCTACGGAAACCATCAACCTGATGGTCAAAGACCTGGAAGGGCGGATCGTGGGCGGCCTTCTGGGAAGCATGAACCGGTTTGCTTTGTACGTTAGCTTCCTGTGGGTGAGCGAGGAGCTGAGGGGCCAAGGCTACGGCTCGAAATTACTGGAGGAAGTCGAAGGGATCGTGCGGGCCAAAGGCGGTAAAATGATCCATTTGGACACGTGGAGCTTCCAGGCTCCCGAGTTCTACAAAAAGCAGGGCTTTGAGATTTTTGGGGTTCTGGAAGGCTTTCCGGAAGGGTTTAAGAGATATTTCCTTAAAAAGGACCTTGGGTAAGTCAGCACAGTCCAGACCGCTCTCCAAAGCCATGGCAGAGCACGGCAGCCCAAATAAGGCCGCCCTCGTCATCCGGAATGATCACGGGAGCGGCCGTTTTTTTTACGGTTGGAGCAGAGCTTGAAGGGTCAAATCCTTCTTGATCAGCCGGATGATTTCGTCGGGATGGCTAACGTGCGGGTAGTGCCCGGTGGCCTCCATCTGCTTCAGCGTGCTGCCCGGAAGGTGGCGGTGCATGTAGCGGCCTACCTCCACCGGGGCGATCTGGTCCCGGTTGCATTGGAGAATAAGGGAGGGGACGGTCACCTTCGGCAGATCCTCCCGGTTGTCCGCATAGAAGGTCGCCTCCGCAAACCGGCGGGCGATGGCGGGATCCGTAGCACAGAAGCTTTCCTCGAGCTCCTGAGCCAGCTCGGGCCGCTCCGGGTTCCTCATGATGGTGGGAGCAAGAAAATGAGCCCACCCCAGGAAACTCTGGTCCATCAGGTCAAAAAGCTCCTCCAGGTATTTCCGTTTGAAGCCTCCGAAATAGTCCGGCAGGTCATTGAGGTACCGCGGGGAAGGGCCGACCAGAATCAGCCGGCGGAACCGCTCGGGCTCCCGAATGGACGCGAGAAGCCCAATCATGGCGCCGACGGAGTGGCCGACGAAAATGGCTTCCTTCAGGTTCAACGTTTCGACGATGTCGAGCACATCATGAACATATCCCTCCAGGGTGCTGTAGCGGTCGGGGTCGTAAGCCTGCCGGTCCGACTGGCCGGAGCCTACATAATCGAAAAGGATTACGCGGTAGTCCTGCTCGAAGGCGGGGGCGACGAACCGCCACATGTTCTGGTCGCATCCGAAGCCGGGGGCAAACAGAATGGGCGTGGCCCCGTGCCCGGATAGTTTTACGTTATTGCGTCTAAGGATGGATTCGTGCATAGGGTGAAGAAGAGGAATTCACGCCGGCCGGTGCGGTCACGGTGTCTCCTTTTTCCAGCGGATCTTCA contains:
- a CDS encoding alpha/beta fold hydrolase translates to MHESILRRNNVKLSGHGATPILFAPGFGCDQNMWRFVAPAFEQDYRVILFDYVGSGQSDRQAYDPDRYSTLEGYVHDVLDIVETLNLKEAIFVGHSVGAMIGLLASIREPERFRRLILVGPSPRYLNDLPDYFGGFKRKYLEELFDLMDQSFLGWAHFLAPTIMRNPERPELAQELEESFCATDPAIARRFAEATFYADNREDLPKVTVPSLILQCNRDQIAPVEVGRYMHRHLPGSTLKQMEATGHYPHVSHPDEIIRLIKKDLTLQALLQP
- a CDS encoding class I SAM-dependent methyltransferase, coding for MDSKERFSNRVDTYVLYRPSYPKEALDYLYGPVGFTPESEIADIGAGTGIFSRLLLERGSRVLAVEPNGAMREAAEKTLGDEPRYQSVAATAEETGLPDGAVDHITCAQSFHWFDRTAARKEFHRILKPGGKVALIWNSRLTGGTPFLEGYESLLHRYGTDYEKVGHKNLSEATLASFFKEHSMQRVVFPYRQLFDLEGLRGRLASSSYTPAPGQPNHEPMMMALDDLFNRTQQDGTVSFDYETEIYWGEV
- a CDS encoding GNAT family N-acetyltransferase, whose product is MTNDTVYTITQDHQESDAKFISSQIDQFNLVKAPSAQVPSTETINLMVKDLEGRIVGGLLGSMNRFALYVSFLWVSEELRGQGYGSKLLEEVEGIVRAKGGKMIHLDTWSFQAPEFYKKQGFEIFGVLEGFPEGFKRYFLKKDLG
- a CDS encoding S1 family peptidase, encoding MKKKMAISIVMASLLLSGVVAAYASENFVATTPQQVELKSEDLPLDSKQKLQLQYQAQYLDKIKDEVGFTFGNFSAFEEYGEIYIDNTDQIKFVVLLAKEDLKTNSLAQNLKKFIPADLLEFKKTNMSLNDLKNIQRNIESIREELKKDDTLIYSSYPDIQKQKVVLEVNGITAETKNKILNRFGSDNVNIGQEIHPSIQRTDNYGTLGGGIALNSSSCSTGAIGIKDTREFIITAGHCVNGDGGTEYQNTSVVGTDHHSALNSGTDVGLINITTSRYVSNAYFYGAEAKSNYDKKITSTSVGLLNELVCKSGVKTGTTCGVIKNTSQNITYASPYNVTVYDTVRIEKASGEIYENGGDSGGIVFGGYYNDKLYGIHIAGNHNPETGAPGNVGYYQKIQTIINTYNEATSPFSIYLSDTARLAN